The following DNA comes from Opitutales bacterium.
TAAACGCCTATTCGAGCGTCATTATTTTGACTTCAGTTATGGCATGATCGACGTGGAAGGTGATCACAAAACCGCTGACAGTAAGCTTTTGCAACAGGCGACCTTTGCGATCTTCAAACTGGATTTCTCCTTCAATGAAGGGGTTGTTTGCCAAAGCGTCGATAAAGCCAAAAACCGCACGGCGACGCTCACCACGTAAGCTTTTCAGCCGCTCACCCGCCCTCTTTTCGACAAACAAGTCGTGGTCGATAGGCATTAAGACTCGGGAGTGTTTTTTTTAATAGACTCGAAAGAAACCCAGCGTTCTTCGGAGCTATCATCCAACATTTCTGTTAGATGATTTAAATAAGCTGGATCCTTGAGTTGGCGCTGGTGAGAGAGATACACAAGTAACTCACGCTGATCTTGATCAGCAAGTCTGTCTACTTCGCGCTTTAGTTCAGTCAGTCCCATTACATTCGCATTTCAGTCTATAAGGTGACAAAACTAAGCAATAACTCAAGCCTCACCTTTATCTATCCGCGCCGGGTGCGTCCGTTTGTGCACTTCTTGGAGCTGCTGGATGCTGACTTCGGTGTAGACTTGCGTGGTCTCCAGTTTGGCATGCCCCAGAAGCTGCTGGATAAAGCGGATGTCTACGCCGTTTTCGAGCATGTGGGTCGCGCTGCTGTGGCGAAAGAGGTGGCAGGA
Coding sequences within:
- a CDS encoding tyrosine-type recombinase/integrase, whose product is SCHLFRHSSATHMLENGVDIRFIQQLLGHAKLETTQVYTEVSIQQLQEVHKRTHPARIDKGEA